The Campylobacter concisus nucleotide sequence CTAGCTTCCAATAGACTAGACTCAATATCGCATTTGTCTGTCTCTACATTTAAAAATCTTCTGATGGCCTCTTCTTTTTCATAATCACACATCATTTTTCCTTTTATTAAAAATTTCGCCTTCGCCTTGGTAGATCCAGTTTTGATTGAGGTTATATTTTTCACTAAGCCTCATCACCCACTCGTATGGGATGAGCTTACGACCACGTTTGACCTCGTTAAAAAAGTATTTTGTAGTTTCAAGTAGTTCGCAAATTTCCACGAGATCTAGCCCAAAAATCAGCCTAACGCCCTCGAGCCTTTCACCGACCTCTGCTAGAGAGATGTAATCACTTGCTTTACGCTTCATGAATAGTCCTTTTTTAGCCAAAACCAGCTATAATCTAGGGTTAAAACAAAAAGTTTTAATTTTAAGGCTTATTTTTTAAGCCCCTAAATCAAAAGTTTTTATTTTTAATGAGTTAATTATATACTCAATTGAAATAAAAGTCAATAGTATATTACTCAAAATTTTATAAAAGGAGTATAAAAATGGAAAATTTAGAAGCTATTTTGGCGAGAATGCGCGCTGTGCTCGGAGTAAAAACAGATAAGCAGATGTGTGAAATTTTAAAAATTCCATACAATACTATTACGACTTGGAAAGATAGAGGCAAAATTCCAAAAGGAAGATTTTTTGAAATTGCCACCAAACTAAACGTATCTCCGCAATATTTAGAGAGCGGCATAAACGTATCAAACGGGCATTTTATAAACGGCAATAACGTAAGCGTAGGGAACTATCACATAGGGCAAAGCTCGGCAAAAGACGAAGATATAGAACTCATAAACGCCATAAAAGAAAATGATCCGAATAGGGAATATAGAAATTTGGAAGATTTAAAAAAACGCTTGTTTATAAAAACAAATGACGAGTTTATGAAAATTTTTCAATTAACGAGAGAAGATTTCAATAAAATCCCGGCTAGCGGAATATCGCAAAAAATGGCCGCTGCAGCGCATGCAATAGAGCGGAAAATACACGGTATCTTGCTAGATCCGGGCGAGGCTACCGGGCTGAGCGAGTACGGCCGTATAAAAGTAGAAGGCGGAACGCGCGAGCTAGTAGGAGACGATATAAAAATAGCCTATCTGCTAGCTTATGCAAATAAAGAGTTTAAACAAAACGTTTTAAAAAAGCTGGAAGCTTTTAGAGAGCTTTCTAAAATTTAAGAGAGCTACACTTAAAGGATAAAAAAGAATAGCCATTGTGGACAAAATTGACAAGTTTTAAAATGATGACAACTGCTCTCATAATTTTGCTACATCTTTTATCTTGTGGCTTTTTTATATTTGGCTACATTGTAATAGAAAAAGAAAAACATGATAGTGGCTATTTCTTTTAATTATTTCAGTTGTTGTTACCACTGTTGCAGTATTGTATGCAAGTAAGTTAGAGGAAAAAGAAGTGGAGCTTGAAAAAAGTAATTTAAAAAAAGCTATACTTGAACTACAAGAAGAGATAAACGAAAATCTTAAATACGAGCACATTTTACCTAAAAACGACGAATATAAAAAGCGTTGTAACACTAACTTATATGAAGTAGCAAAAGAAAAATACAGCCAAGAAATAATTAATG carries:
- a CDS encoding helix-turn-helix transcriptional regulator, whose translation is MKRKASDYISLAEVGERLEGVRLIFGLDLVEICELLETTKYFFNEVKRGRKLIPYEWVMRLSEKYNLNQNWIYQGEGEIFNKRKNDV
- a CDS encoding helix-turn-helix domain-containing protein produces the protein MENLEAILARMRAVLGVKTDKQMCEILKIPYNTITTWKDRGKIPKGRFFEIATKLNVSPQYLESGINVSNGHFINGNNVSVGNYHIGQSSAKDEDIELINAIKENDPNREYRNLEDLKKRLFIKTNDEFMKIFQLTREDFNKIPASGISQKMAAAAHAIERKIHGILLDPGEATGLSEYGRIKVEGGTRELVGDDIKIAYLLAYANKEFKQNVLKKLEAFRELSKI